The genomic interval tcacaacagagttgctCCAAGGTGCTTGTCGTGGGTGTGTGGCAATCCATTATGACATCATTTATACAGATGGAtagaaagaaaggaggagaggaaccaaaaactgcCAAATAGGGAGGAAAAACCGGCTATTGATCAAATGGCTACCCAACCCCCCCTGGCATGCTAACATGACAGAGAACGGGGAAAATGGGCCTGATTTAATAAAAGCAAAGTGTAAACTGTGGTTATATTCATGGTCATACTTACCTACAGAGAGCAAACTGGGGTGTAAATGGAATTTCCCCACAgtgatcaataaagtatcagaaaaaaaatatcaatcATCAATGAACCAATATAGGTGTgtaaacaggtgtgtttgtgtgtgagacCCTTCGGCTGAGGTCGCTCactcacgtgtgtgtatgtctctgtCTCTTCAGATCCTGGGCTGGTGCATCATCATCTCCGTTGCTGCCGCCGGCCTGGCCGGCACCTGCTACAAGAACTGCCGCTCGCAGGTGAGCTACATGCAGCTCACCTTCTGGAAAAAGTACatagacacagagagagagaagttCGACATCTACGCCTCCGATTACGCCACCAAGCTGGCAGACCGAAATCTCACGAGCTTCTTCGAGAACCGTGACCCCGAGGCCTTCCCCTTCCCCACCCACACGGCGTGGGAGGAGGTCTCTGCTCTGTACAACTACTCCCACAGCGACCAGTGCTACAGCACGCTGCAGAGCTTTGTGGAGCACGGCGACCGCGACTCCCGCCCAGACAAGAGGCCTGAAATGGTAGCCTTGAATGACACCTTCTAGATACCTGTGGGACTGCCGAAGCAGAAGATGCCTTTCATTGAAGCAGCCGCCTGTGGAATGCAGCATGTTGTGTAGCTCTGAAGTGTTTAATGTCCAGTATAATACTGTAATCGTTTATTCTGCTCAAGGTCATGGGGGGAGGGTTGGAAcacagacaggacaggacacaTGGCAAGCAGGGGCATTTCAAGGATTTTTAAATTTGGAGGGCATAAAAGAATCCATAATTCAGACAGTGAGGCcaactttatcattagccaatgatgtgttttgaattggtgagtgacagggatgaGGGAAATCCcagagccaatcagctttcagctagggTCAGGGGACCTATGGCTCCACCCTTGTATGCACCCCTGATGGCAGATGTATATTCTAGATGGATATACGATCACACATTACAGGTAGTTTAGAAACACCAGTTAGATTGTATGTCTTCGGAGTGCAGAAGGAAACCAAAGTGACCCCAAGAGAACGAGCAAACTCCGTACGCGcaaagcagaggtgggattcaaacatctAACTgtatgtctgagctcctcacaaCAGGGACAAATCATATACAGAAGACAATCGTGTATGGTCACCAGGAATAACGCACAAATTAGTGTGATCAATTATGTTGACCTAACTCACTCCCCCACCCTTTCTCAGGGAAGAATCACATTATCATGATTAGGTACTAAGCCACGTTTCTCCAAAGAGACTCACCCTGCTCCCACTTTCCTCTAAGGAAGAAAACAAGGTTATTATTGTTAACAAAAGATAAAACtagaagaaaaacatttttgtaaattcaAATAAAGTGAGATACAACAATAAAAAACTacagataaacaaaaaaactacaaatattTCACCCGAAACTGACAAAGTATGTTTctttgtcatttaaaaatattgctTAGCTAAAGTAATGAAAGTTTATTTATCACCAATTATCATTTATAATACTTGGAACatgtttttcccatttttagGTCATTAGTACGTTATGTGCACTTTGTATTCACGTTGGATTCTCTAAAGATCAGACATATCAAATAACTAACTAAATTTACAAATCGAAACTGTAGTACCACTGGTAGGAATTCAGATATCTTACGTTATAAGGTATCTTATAGGGTTCAAAGGTAGAACCTCGGTTTCCCTGTATTCTATGCTGCAAAAATGCACCTCTGCAATGGAGACTCAGGGCTTTCAGGTATATCTTTTGAATAGGGCACACTATTGGCACTATAGTACAGTAGAGCCTCTGGCCACAGGAACTCCGAAGGCCTGCCGCTTGGTGCCTAAGATTCAACTACCCACAACCTGCAAATGTACCTAAACCATATTGCAGAGTGAGTGTAGATGCTTTTCCCTCTTATGGCGAGTTGTGGCACCATGGTGAGCAGAAGCGCGGATACAGTTGAAACATTTGTGCAACTTATAATGTGATACCACCTCAGTCAAGGTGCTAGCAAGAACATTTGTGGATTGGGggagaggtgtgagacaacagtggaTCTAGGGTGAAAGGAATAACCTGTATTTGAGTCTGGGGGCATACTTTAATGGATACTAAACTGAGAAATCAAATCTGCCAAGGAGTCTTAAGTCTTGTATATTGAATAAATGATAGTTATTGCCTTTAAAGCCACCCGTGTCAAAGTCCATGGTGAGAGAGCTAAAGATTGTGGTGCTAGAGAGCCATATCATGTATTAAAGTTTTCTTAAGTACAGATTTAAACATTCCAAACACCTGTTATGGTCAAACTGTGGAAATATATGCCTAAACTAATAATGTTCTATTTTGTTGCAACTGTAATAAATGCAATTTTGTATGCCTTTTCTATTATTCCAAATAAATTTTTGTGATGATGGAAAATTTGGTATTCTTTTAAACATTTCACTGTGAACTTGAAATAAAGCTTGTTCTAGGATCAGTCCGAAACTTCATTCATTAGGTTCCACTCTTTCCATAAACCATCTTTTGTGGGTCAGGGAGAGACGTTAAACAATATTAAACGATCATTTTATATCTATACTAAACGGCCAGAATGTGAATACGACAATGGTCGCCGACGTGTCGACCGCGACTACCAGTAGCCCGCATGGAGGAAAGAGTGACCAGCAAAATATGGTAGGTTTTGGAAGTTTTACTTTTTGTGTTTCGCGTGTGCATTTTTATTCGGACGATGGGCGCCGCACTGTTTCGGCGAGCTGCAGAGTGGACGCAAAAGGATAATTTATTATAGATGTACAATGGGGAAACCTACGATCCAGTCCTAGGAGGCTGCGGTGTTTTGCACGCTACACgcaaaaattaattgaattacCCCTCATTTACTTACTACATGTATTCAAGGGATCtccaaccttttttttttcccccagagagCGTTATTTTCAATTAAGGTatgagcaaacaaataaatacatgtgGGGAACTACCAAGCGCCCCGGGAGGAGGCGGTTAACTACGCATATACAAAATTAAGTGCGCGAATATAACAATTTTACGACACCATCTGTccaaatgtaaaataattagggtagaatattatataatatatggtACCGCACAGTGGTCTGTGTCATGTGACTAGCTTCACGTGACAGCTAATGATCAAATAATCTATCGCAGATATCCTTCAACAGCGTCTTTGTGTTGTAACCATAAAAGGGACGTCTTTTATGTGGAGATACACAGCAAGCCAGTAGAAGAAATAATTTCGCTGCTCCTGTTTGGCGCACATACGAAGAACATGTGAGACTGGCGTTACCTTCGGTTGGTGGTCGATCGCCGAGCAGTCGATTCATCCTGGGCCCCGCCTCGGCTACCGGCCCGCATGGCATCCCTGCTTCACTAGACAGCGGTGTTGATCGATGGACAGGGACGGGGCAAGATGACGGACTACGCAGAGGAGCAGCGGAACGAGCTGGAAGCCATTGAGTCCATCTACCCGGACTCCTTTACGGGTACCGTAAACATTGAGCTGAACGGCCGTTTCAGCGCGATTGGTGGATAGTCTTGCTACACGGTCGCGGTGACACGTCGGTTGGCTTTAAGGGTCCGGCACTGCCGCAGGACCGCTTTCAGTTCGGCGTCCATGCGAAACACACCCATACTAGCACCGATTTTTGGGTCCTGCAGATCACTCGCATGGGATTGGTTATACATCCATGTTACTGGGAGAGTTAAAGTGTATTGTTAGAACACACTGTGCGTTTCATCAGTTACTAATTGACGATCTCAGCCAGAATGTGAGTTACAGTAAACCTGAAAAAAGTTAACAAAGTTTTTGTTACTTGACTTTTCTCTCAACtagaaattctgttttttttttttaaagacagtCCAAGAACCTTATGATGCAATTGGTAATGTGTGCGTCAGTTATTTTCTATTATTACTGGGACATGATCGGTATATGCTACAGTACAATCAAGAGGTTTAAATATAATGTATCGTGAAGCAGAAATCGCAGCGTGTCATTGTCCAGGGATCTGCTTTAATAATTCGAAATCTGTCTTCAACAGTGCTTTCCGAAAATCCCACAGCGTTCACTATCAAGGTGACTTCGGACGCTGGTGAAAACGATGACAGTGAGTTTCAATGGCCAGTAAAAAAGACGCTCTGCTGTTATCCTATTGTAATTCATCTGTATTCAAATTATACGTCTTAATCTCAGAAATGTGCAAAAATGATTTCGAGATGTCAACGCTTTAAACGTAACTTGCTAAATCCCATGCAtactgtgggcagtggtggcctaacggttagggaagcgcacttgtaatttttgctggttcaaatccccgaccagcaaggcaccactgaggtactctgagcaaggtaccgcccccaagcactgctccccgggtgctgaattagctgccccctgctatgtcacgatgtcacatatgggttaaatgcagaggacacattttgttgttgtgtgctgtggtgtgtcagcaatgatcactgatcaccaaaGATCATTGATCACCAAATTAAGAAATTTCATGTGTACATGTGGTAACACATTCAGATCTTTCCAGGTTTTTGCTGTTTTGAGCAAATgtcagtatttatttaattttatcaCATGGAGCTACTATTGTACCTCCAGCCCAAATGGATGTGACAGATGTACAGACTGTTATGCACCTGAAATTAAGGCATATTTTACAACAGAAACACAACTTCTAATAGAGCTATATTAATTACCGGTAGTGCTAGTACTTCTGTTATTTGCACGTTATGCATTTCATGCACCTGCATGTTACCAGTGCTGCTGACTGATGTCAGTGAGCAATGCACACATGACTATACATCAGTTTCTCTTGTCAACCCTTTAATGCTGAAAACAGCTGTAACATAGTAGTTCTATGATACATTGAACCCTAGGTAGGACTTCAGGTATCATAGAGCTTTAGATGTTTCTAAAGCAGTGGGCAGGATTTTACTGATTTTGCATGTTAACCCATTGTTTGTTCTATGTTTAGCTGTGGAGACGATACTGAAATTCACATATGTGGAAAAGTACCCAGATGAGCCACCCCTTTACGAAGTTGTCTCCCAGGAGAACCTGGAGGAGAACGATGTGGAGGACATCCTGACGTTACTGCAGCAGCAGGTCTGTGTGTTTCCTCTCCGTGCATTTATGCTCATGGATGTTTTACTctcacaaaaatgttctgagggcagaacaaaaaaatgattggttcaaagagataaccaatcagattgtagaggaggcgggacctaGACATCTGAACTCCTCTACaactgattggttatctctccaTCATcaaccagtcatttttcattctgccctcggaacatttttgtgtaagtaaaattcccacAAGCTGCATTTACAGCATGGCTTGTGATCAGTCTGCATTACTTCTGTAGTCTTAAATGCCCGGCTAATGGGATTGTGCAGGGCTGAACTTCTGCGGGACATGTGCCCATTGGACAATAGTGCAAGGAATAAGTGAAGGGCTCTTTGGTATCTGTTTGCCAAATCATCACTTTGTATGACTGTTGTCCCTCAGGCTACAGAAAACCTGGGCATGGTGATGGTGTTCACGCTGGTGAGCGCCGTACAGGAGAGGCTCAACGAAATCGTAGACCAAATCAAGAGCAGACGCGAGGAGGAGAAGAGAAGAAAGGAGAAGGAGGCAGAAGAAGCAGAGAAGGTCTGTATCTACGTTGCTCCTCTTTTTGAAATCATGCACCAGTTTGTATTTTTGAGCTGAGGGCCGTTAAATTGTTTGTATCCATATACATGAAATTCTGTGCTGCACTTCCCGTTTGGTTttaattacccccccccccccatcatgtgTGACACAGGTGGCCTTCCAAGGTACTGTTGTGACGATCGAGAACTTCCTGTTATGGAAGGCGAACTTTGAGCAGGAGATGGCAGAGCTGAAGAGGAAGAAACAGAAGGAGGAGGAACAGGCAGGAAAGGCCAAACTTACTGGTGTGTTACACCTATTCCTGAAGCAACACTGCCATCTCCTGGATGGAGGACTGTAGTGGCTTTATAATTGGTTTTGGCATAGTAGTGTTATGTGTTTACTGCCACCTGAGATCCCCAGGGACATGAACTGCTGGTAGTATGAAATTTTACCTTCTAGTGCTAAAGAAACTGGCGGTTAGCTGACCAAAGGTTAAAATGTTAGCATTGCTCCCCAGCAGGAGTGCCGTTATTCAACATTAACATCTGGAGAGTACAGTAATGCACCAAATGTCATACTTGTTGCTTCTTATAATGAAATACTGAGGAAATGCTATTAATTTTGCATGTAATATGCAGTGTGGCTTGGTAGCACACTGGACAGATTTGCTAAGGAAATCTGATAATCTGATCTGTATTCTTCTTAAATAGGAAAACAGCTGTTTGAAAGAGACCATGACCTTGATACATCCGACATTCAGTTCCTGGAAGACGGTACggttaaaataatttttatcgGTCTAAATATTTGTACCAAATGTCCTTTTGTGCATTCTTGAGGTCTGCCAGTTACGATACAGAATTATGCTGTGTTACTGAAATGCACTCACTCTGAGTCTCACTCTGAGTCTCACTCTGAGTCTCACTCTGAGTCTCACTCTGAGTCTCACTCTGAGTCTCACTCTGAGTCTCACTCTGAGTCTCACTCTAACACCTGCTTACTGCGTTTTTCTCCTCAGCTGGTAACAACGTGGAGGTGGATGAGTCACTCTTCCAGGATATGGATGATTTGGACCTGGATGAGGACGACCCTGACTTTGATCCTCTGGACCTGGGGAGTGACGAGGAttaggggtggggggctggagcgGAGCCTAACAGCAGGAGTCAGTCTGACCCATGTCTCTCTCCAGCTGTCTGGATCCCTGAAGTCATCCTCACCTCTGGATTCAATAGAGACTGCATACATAACACCAGATATTAAACTCAGATTTTAAGTTAGCCATTTGTCTCTTTATCCTGAAATGCCCAGAAAAGTTGGGGGGGTGGTTGTTGATTTGGCTTGGAATGCCCTTGGGGGAAGTTATGTGCAGTCTCTCTCAGATTGCCTTAGTCACTGTAGAGTTTTTGGTCCATTCAAAATTTGAGTGAATTGGCTGAAGTACACCCGATGTTCCAGCAGAGGGAGACATCGCTCTGGATGTCAGAACACAGTCTTTCCCTCAGTTTATATTAAACAAGTATTTTCTC from Paramormyrops kingsleyae isolate MSU_618 chromosome 9, PKINGS_0.4, whole genome shotgun sequence carries:
- the rwdd1 gene encoding RWD domain-containing protein 1, which produces MTDYAEEQRNELEAIESIYPDSFTVLSENPTAFTIKVTSDAGENDDTVETILKFTYVEKYPDEPPLYEVVSQENLEENDVEDILTLLQQQATENLGMVMVFTLVSAVQERLNEIVDQIKSRREEEKRRKEKEAEEAEKVAFQGTVVTIENFLLWKANFEQEMAELKRKKQKEEEQAGKAKLTGKQLFERDHDLDTSDIQFLEDAGNNVEVDESLFQDMDDLDLDEDDPDFDPLDLGSDED